In the Planctomycetia bacterium genome, TTTCGTGCGCTATCAGTCGACTGGTGGGAAACGGACCGGATTGGCGCTAAGGACTTAAAGGTGTGGGCTGGAACGATGGAGAGCTTCGGGATTGCATGTGCGATGCAGCAAGCTATCAGAGACAAGCGGTTTCACGGGCCACAGCTGCTTGATATCGGCATGGTCGTGACAAATCCGCACGATCCGTCCAAGAAGAAAGAGCCGTTCTATTTCGATTCTCGGCGAGCACCGAATGCGCACTCCCGAGACGTCGGCTTTTCGCTCAATGACATGCAATTCACGAGCATCGCCCATCCCGCCGTCGAACTCCTGTGCCTAATCGGGCTCCAAGTGGCTCGACCGGCGACTACTTCAGTCCGGCGAGTGTACGACTACTTTACCTGGAGCTCGCCGCTTGCTTCCAGCCTGCTCCTGGCAGCTTCAACCGGCAGCCTTGCTATGCGAGGTCAGCGAGCATATCGCTTCGAGAACTGGTTTCGCACTGGTCAGAAGAAACACAAAGCATTCCGATCCGCCGTCCCAATTAATTGAGGAGCGCCTGAAATGTCAGGGTTGTCGAGTTTCGACCAATACTTAGACGATGCAGGTCCCCCGGCACTCGTCATCCGTGAATATCTCATGCCAGTCGAAGGGGACGGCGGCGTATTGTTCCCCGCGACGTTCGCCGCCGGGGACGGATTTGCCGGCGGTTACAACATCGACACGGACACCAGCGGCAAGAGTGTCTGCCTGGTTGACAGCGTTGGATCCCAGGCGAATCGCATCGAGCCGCTGTTTATGCAGGAGAAATACCGCGAGCTTGTCCCACAGGTCGTGATTAATGCTGGGGGGAAACAGGTCAACCTTCTCGAAGCGGGGCATCGTGCGGGTGACGCGCTTCTGCGCTGCACTTCGCTCCAGGGGGAGTTGCGGGCCGCGTTCGATGCCGTTCTTAGGGGCGACGCCGAGCCAATGGCAAAGATCGCGCCGACGTCGCTGGTGTTCGGCGTGTGGGATTCCCGCGACACCCAAGCGAAACTTCCGCGGCTGGTCGCCTCGACGATCCGAGCATTAAACGTCCGTAGACTCACGCGTGCAGCAGTGTACACTCCTCCGCTCGACTATAGTGCGCTGGACGTGTTCAGCGCCGAAGACAGGGCGAAGGCCGAGGGTAACAATAAGAGCCCGCTTGCGCAGCGAGGCTTTGTACACAACCCTGCATCCGCGGCATATGGCGGCGTGATCGCCGATGGCGACATTCGTCGCGACGCCACGCTTGGCCTTGCGGCGCTGCGCATGCTCCATTCCGGTAAAGACCGCGACAAGACACTGGCCATGCGGAGATACATCCTCGGTTTGTCGCTGGTCGCGTTTACTTCCCCGCCTGCGAGTTACTTGCGACAAGGCTGTATGTTGGTGCT is a window encoding:
- the cas7u gene encoding type I-U CRISPR-associated RAMP protein Csb1/Cas7u; the encoded protein is MSGLSSFDQYLDDAGPPALVIREYLMPVEGDGGVLFPATFAAGDGFAGGYNIDTDTSGKSVCLVDSVGSQANRIEPLFMQEKYRELVPQVVINAGGKQVNLLEAGHRAGDALLRCTSLQGELRAAFDAVLRGDAEPMAKIAPTSLVFGVWDSRDTQAKLPRLVASTIRALNVRRLTRAAVYTPPLDYSALDVFSAEDRAKAEGNNKSPLAQRGFVHNPASAAYGGVIADGDIRRDATLGLAALRMLHSGKDRDKTLAMRRYILGLSLVAFTSPPASYLRQGCMLVLHPDQPREFVEVHFDGRRAPCDISHEIALAFAIEAAKGFGVGRNRTVDFENARAQNDVKGDESKKPKAKAGRKAAATAPEESEEN